In the genome of Luteitalea pratensis, the window TGACGTGCGGCGCTGGAGTCGACTTCGAAGTTGGGAACTGCCGAGCGCAGCGGCTGAGCTACACCCCCCAGATGTACGCGGAGATGATCGCCAACGTCGCGATGGTCGCAAGCTGTCGGTAACAGTCCTCCGATGTGCCAGGACGCAAGTGTCACGACGCTACTGCTTGACCAGCTCGACGCGACGGTTCTTGGCGCGTCCCTCGTCGTGGTCATTCGATGCGACGGGAGCGACGAACCCGACGCCGACGGATCGCAGTCGCGCCGCGCCGACGCCGTAATGGGTCCGAAGATGCGCGACGACGGCGTTGGCTCGACGGCTCGACAGGTCCATGTTGCTGTCGAACCCACCCACGTTGTCGGTGTGACCGACGACATAGAGCGTGAGCGTGTGGTCCTGGGTCAGGAGCTTGCCGATCTCCGCCAGCGCCGGTTCCGATTCCGGCTTGATCACGTCCTTGCCGGTGTCGAAGTAGATCCCGTAGAGGGCGGCGTGGCCGGTGCTGGCGATGTCCTTGGCCATCGTGCCAGCATCGACCTTCACCATGTTTGTCGCCATCGGCTTCGTCTCGACGATCTCGAGAAGGGCGAGCGAATGGTTGAAGGTGTCCTTGAAGTGATCGAAGGTCTCGAGTCCCACCATCAACGATGCGTACGTGTCCTTGCCCGAAGCCGAGAGTCTCGCTGCCAGATAGCGCACGTCCTTGGCACCCTGGAATGCCAAGGCGCTTGATTGCGTGCCATTCTCGAAGTGCCTTGCCTTGTTGTAGATCTGACCGCTGAACCGTCCCGCGTTCCCGTCGAAAGAGCATTCTCCGGCGGTACAGGAGAACAACGGCTGAAAGCCGGCAGTCTTCAGTGCCGCCTCGTAATTCCTGAAGACCTCGAGGGGCGACCGTCCCGCAGGTACGACGTAGAGCAGCCGCGTCAACTTGCCCTCGACTCGCTGGCTCTTGGAGAGCTTGTAGGCGAACCCTGCCGCCGACTCGTCCGCAACAGCTCGGCCCAACGCCAGGGGCAGCTCGTCGAACTCGCGCGTGTCGTAGCCGATGATGGAAGATCCGGCGTAACGTGGCACCAACGGATGGTCCCGGCTGCCCTTGATGTCCGTCTGCTGCGCCGGCGCGCTCCGGGCGACGCAGATGACCGCGGCTAGTAGAAGTCCTGTTGTGCCACGCATGAGGTACCCCTGGTGGAATCAGGAAGGGTCTTGGCAACACGCAGGCGAAGCATGGGACCGGAACGCGGCGGCGGCAATCACCTGATCTGGTAGGAAGGTGCGGCCGCGGCTGCGCCCGAGGGCTGCCGGTTCTTTGGTTGCTCGAGGGCGGAAAGCAGCCGAGCCAGCCTCGCGCAGCCCTCAGACCGCACGTTCACCAACACGCCGAGCGTGACTCGGCGCGCCGACGGGCGTGATATACAACCGCGGAGCTCGAGTTGCAGCGTGGCACACGTGCACGAATTGTCGGAGTCGCCATCGCGATCGCCGCGTCCGCCGCGGTGGCCCTGCGGGCCGAGCGCGTTCCCTTCCTCGTCTACAACGTCTCCCAGGGACTCGCCCACGATCGCATCCGCTGTGTGCTGGCTGATTCGGTGGGCTTCCTGTGGTTGTGCACTGCCGATGGATTGAGTCGGTTCGATGGCCGCCGGTTCATCAACTACGGGTCGGCGCACGGGCTCCCTCATCCGGAAGTGAGCGCGATCGTGGAGGCCGGTGCTGGCGTGTACTGGGTCGGAACCGTGGGCGGGCTGGCGCGGTTGGGCCCCGATTCCTCTGGTTCCAGCGCCGTCGCACCTGGTGGACGTCACATGGGCACCGCCGGTGGCCACGCCCCCCGGGCGGTTCCGTTTACTGCGGTGTCGCTCGGTTCGGCCACCGACAATCATGTGTCCGCTTTGCAAGTGGATCGTGGCGGCCGGATGTGGGTCGGCACGGCAGGCGGCTTGTTCGTCCTCGAACGTCCTCTGGCCGATCCGCGCGTCCGCCGCGTTGAGCCCGATGGCCCGACGGTGAGTTTCGGGCAAGTGCGGGCGCTCGCCGAGGGGCCGGACGGCACCTTGTGGATCGGCACCCTTGCAGGACTCTTCCGGCGGCTGCCCGACGGTCGGATCGTTCGCGACCCGATAGTTGCGCCGACCGATGAGGTGCGGCGCTTGCTCATCGATCGATCGGGCCGGATGTGGGCCAGCAGTCTCCATGGCCTCATTCTCGCGGTACCGGCTCCACTTGGAGCCTCGTCCAGCCCATTGCCTCCCATGTCGCTGCTGCCGCGTTGTCGCGCCGCATCATCGGCGTCCAGTCTTCCCAGCCTGCCGGGAGAAGCCTGCCAATTCGACGCCCTTGTTCGCTCGCCCGCCACCGTACGGAGCCTGTGGGAGGGGTATGACGGCCACGTGTGGATCGGCACGACACGCGGCCTCATCGAGTTCGACGGCGACATCCGTACTTACTCCACACGACATGGTCTCAGCGATGACACCGTCACCGCCGTTGCCGAGGACCGCGCGGGCCAGCTCTGGGTCGGCACCGACGCCGGCGGCGTCGCCAGGCTCATGCGAAACGGGTTCGTGAGCTTCAGCGAAGCCGACGGGCTCCGGCACGGATACGTGACGTCGATCTCGCAGAGTCGGACCGGTCGACTGCGTGCCAGCGGTGGCTGGCCGGTGCTCAACGAGTTCGACGGCAAGCGATTCTGGTCTGGCGAGTTCAGCATTCCTGGCCAGGTCAACGCGGGAGGCCTCTACGACGTGTTCGAGGACCACACCGGCGACGTGTGGGTCGGCACGCCGAACGGATTGCTGCGGTTTCCCGCCCGCGCCAGCGTGGCGCAATTCGCGAGCGCCAAGCCGACGGGGAGGTATTCGGCCGCCAACGGACTACCTGCGGCACGTGTCGCGCCAGTGTTCGAGGACTCACGTGGTGACCTGTGGATGACAGCGCACCTTGGGGCCGATGGGCGCGCGGTACGCTGGGAGCGGTCGACCGGGCACTTCTATCAGTACCCGGAGACGCACGCTCGGCTGGGGGCGGTGCGAGACCAGGTGTTCGCCGAGGACGGCGCGCGGACCGTGTGGCTGGGATCGAGCCGTGGCCTGGCGCGCTTTCACAACGGCCGCTTCAATGACGTCGCGCTCGGTGTCGTGAACAGCACGATAGCGGTGACCGCACTACACCGAGACCAGCGCGGCCGGCTGTGGGTGGCGACGCGAGGGCACGGTCTGTACCGCTCAGACGATCCGGCGGCCGGCCGTCCATCCTTCACGGCGTACACGGTTGCGGACGGGTTGAGCAGCGGCACCATCTGGTGCCTGACCGACGATCGTGCTGGCGATCTGTACGCGGGCAC includes:
- a CDS encoding sensor histidine kinase, whose protein sequence is MQRGTRARIVGVAIAIAASAAVALRAERVPFLVYNVSQGLAHDRIRCVLADSVGFLWLCTADGLSRFDGRRFINYGSAHGLPHPEVSAIVEAGAGVYWVGTVGGLARLGPDSSGSSAVAPGGRHMGTAGGHAPRAVPFTAVSLGSATDNHVSALQVDRGGRMWVGTAGGLFVLERPLADPRVRRVEPDGPTVSFGQVRALAEGPDGTLWIGTLAGLFRRLPDGRIVRDPIVAPTDEVRRLLIDRSGRMWASSLHGLILAVPAPLGASSSPLPPMSLLPRCRAASSASSLPSLPGEACQFDALVRSPATVRSLWEGYDGHVWIGTTRGLIEFDGDIRTYSTRHGLSDDTVTAVAEDRAGQLWVGTDAGGVARLMRNGFVSFSEADGLRHGYVTSISQSRTGRLRASGGWPVLNEFDGKRFWSGEFSIPGQVNAGGLYDVFEDHTGDVWVGTPNGLLRFPARASVAQFASAKPTGRYSAANGLPAARVAPVFEDSRGDLWMTAHLGADGRAVRWERSTGHFYQYPETHARLGAVRDQVFAEDGARTVWLGSSRGLARFHNGRFNDVALGVVNSTIAVTALHRDQRGRLWVATRGHGLYRSDDPAAGRPSFTAYTVADGLSSGTIWCLTDDRAGDLYAGTARGVDRLHTESGHITRYSVADGLAGSEVITAFRASDGTLWFGTFEGISRLTVRPPVAREPPTAWIGDLRIRGVAQPLGLLGQSQVVMRTFAPEQNHVQIDYFGLSSAPGAQLTYQYRLEGRGTGWTAPSPERSVTFAELAPGSYRFLVRAIGEAGDASTRPASVTFTILAPIWQRGWFLATLALIAMASAYAIHRSRITRLLEMERLRTRIASDLHDDVGSSLTQISILSEIVRTRLIHPGDLIADALLRIGTLSRESVDSMSDIVWAIDPARDTPAHLLQRMRRVAYELLGSAGIQLEFTSFGDASPRLAADVRRHVFLMFKEILNNTVRHGGATVVHVEVTVAVRQVRVVVTDDGRGFNAAAAAEGQGLRSLERRATSLGGLLQVTSSPGRGTRVIFTVPVVH
- a CDS encoding OmpA family protein — translated: MRGTTGLLLAAVICVARSAPAQQTDIKGSRDHPLVPRYAGSSIIGYDTREFDELPLALGRAVADESAAGFAYKLSKSQRVEGKLTRLLYVVPAGRSPLEVFRNYEAALKTAGFQPLFSCTAGECSFDGNAGRFSGQIYNKARHFENGTQSSALAFQGAKDVRYLAARLSASGKDTYASLMVGLETFDHFKDTFNHSLALLEIVETKPMATNMVKVDAGTMAKDIASTGHAALYGIYFDTGKDVIKPESEPALAEIGKLLTQDHTLTLYVVGHTDNVGGFDSNMDLSSRRANAVVAHLRTHYGVGAARLRSVGVGFVAPVASNDHDEGRAKNRRVELVKQ